A genomic stretch from Rhinatrema bivittatum chromosome 9, aRhiBiv1.1, whole genome shotgun sequence includes:
- the ARL14 gene encoding ADP-ribosylation factor-like protein 14 yields MGLIGSRHSKIKQARILMLGLDAAGKSTLLYKFKFRESFTTIPTIGFNVEMIETDKDVALTVWDVGGQQKMRTLWCYYFENTDGLVYVVDSMDKKHLEDSKKEFELIIKNELIKNVPVVVLANKQDLPGALNAEEITRKLNMRRHCSDRDWFVQPCCALTGQGLAEGLGKVAEFAKNFKKSKEDTFLISKQSVRLKNSRPVEHGIN; encoded by the coding sequence ATGGGCTTGATTGGGTCAAGGCATTCCAAAATCAAACAAGCTCGAATTTTAATGCTAGGTCTGGACGCAGCAGGAAAATCGACTTTGCTGTACAAGTTTAAATTTAGAGAATCTTTTACAACAATTCCAACAATAGGCTTCAATGTAGAAATGATTGAGACTGATAAAGATGTTGCGTTGACTGTCTGGGATGTTGGAGGACAGCAGAAGATGAGGACACTTTGGTGCTACTACTTTGAAAATACAGATGGTTTGGTATATGTTGTGGACAGTATGGATAAGAAACATTTGGAAGattcaaagaaagaatttgagctTATCATAAAGAATGAATTGATAAAAAATGTACCAGTGGTTGTGCTGGCAAACAAGCAGGACCTTCCTGGAGCTCTGAATGCCGAGGAAATCACTAGAAAATTAAATATGAGGAGACACTGCAGTGACCGAGACTGGTTTGTGCAGCCCTGCTGTGCACTCACTGGCCAGGGCCTAGCAGAAGGGCTGGGCAAAGTCGCTGAGTTTGCGAAAAACTTCAAGAAATCAAAAGAagacacttttctgatttccaaGCAAAGCGTACGCCTGAAAAATTCAAGACCTGTGGAACATGGGATAAACTAA